One region of Streptomyces subrutilus genomic DNA includes:
- a CDS encoding ABC transporter ATP-binding protein, producing MPDQADATGGTYGTGGARPAPSAVRVEGLWKRFGEQVAVSGIDLELPAGKFIGLVGPNGAGKTTTLSMVTGLLRPDMGRVFVAGRDVWADPVDVKSRIGVLPEGLRLFERLSGRELLGYMGRLRGLPGEETDKRATQLLDVLDLAGSQHKLVVDYSTGMRKKIGLAAALLHNPEVLFLDEPFEGVDPVSAQTIRGVLERYTASGATVVFSSHVMELVESLCDWVAVMAAGRIRAAGPLADVRGSAPSLQAAFLELVGAHGRDAAGDSLDWLGGGSGTADAR from the coding sequence ATGCCGGACCAGGCTGATGCGACGGGTGGGACGTACGGAACGGGTGGCGCGCGACCCGCGCCGTCCGCCGTGCGGGTGGAAGGCCTCTGGAAGCGCTTCGGCGAGCAGGTGGCCGTGTCCGGGATCGACCTGGAGCTGCCCGCGGGCAAGTTCATCGGGCTGGTCGGCCCGAACGGCGCCGGCAAGACGACGACGCTGTCGATGGTGACCGGGCTGCTGCGCCCGGACATGGGGCGGGTCTTCGTCGCCGGCCGCGACGTGTGGGCGGACCCGGTCGACGTGAAGTCCCGGATCGGCGTACTGCCGGAGGGCCTGCGCCTCTTCGAGCGGCTGTCGGGACGCGAACTGCTCGGCTACATGGGCCGGCTGCGGGGACTGCCCGGCGAGGAGACCGACAAGCGGGCGACGCAGCTGCTGGACGTCCTGGACCTGGCGGGCTCGCAGCACAAGCTGGTCGTGGACTACTCGACCGGCATGCGCAAGAAGATCGGCCTGGCCGCCGCCCTCCTGCACAACCCCGAAGTGCTCTTCCTCGACGAGCCGTTCGAGGGCGTCGACCCGGTGTCCGCGCAAACCATCCGCGGAGTGCTGGAACGCTACACCGCGTCCGGAGCCACGGTCGTCTTCTCCTCCCACGTGATGGAGCTCGTCGAGTCGCTGTGCGACTGGGTGGCCGTCATGGCCGCCGGACGCATCCGCGCCGCGGGCCCGCTGGCCGACGTACGGGGCTCCGCGCCCTCCCTCCAGGCCGCCTTCCTCGAACTGGTCGGCGCCCACGGCCGCGACGCCGCCGGGGACTCCCTGGACTGGCTGGGCGGCGGCTCCGGGACGGCGGACGCACGATGA
- a CDS encoding bifunctional DNA primase/polymerase — protein sequence MGVTETAPIPKQRGEQLLDHAVRYAEERHWDVFAGTWLEVGDGRELCSCGAADCPAPGAHPAVKDWAAQATGSAVRVRQIWGRHPGACILMPTGRTFDVLDVPDTAGFLALARLERMERTLGPVTLTPDHRMLFFVLPGAGAKVPDLVRKLGWTPSAIDLTARGEGEYVAAPPTRFGGRGSVQWARRPTPANRWLPDTEELIDALAYACGSEAAAERKRRQG from the coding sequence ATGGGAGTCACGGAGACCGCACCCATCCCCAAGCAGCGCGGCGAGCAGCTGCTGGACCATGCCGTGCGGTACGCGGAAGAACGGCACTGGGATGTCTTCGCCGGCACCTGGCTGGAGGTGGGGGACGGGCGGGAGCTGTGCTCCTGCGGGGCGGCGGACTGCCCCGCTCCGGGTGCGCACCCGGCGGTGAAGGACTGGGCGGCGCAGGCGACCGGCAGCGCGGTGCGCGTCCGGCAGATCTGGGGCCGGCACCCCGGGGCCTGCATCCTGATGCCCACGGGCCGGACGTTCGACGTCCTCGACGTGCCGGACACGGCCGGCTTCCTCGCCCTCGCGCGGCTGGAGCGGATGGAGCGCACCCTCGGGCCGGTCACCCTCACGCCCGACCACCGGATGCTCTTCTTCGTGCTGCCGGGGGCCGGGGCCAAGGTGCCCGACCTCGTGCGCAAGCTGGGCTGGACGCCGTCGGCGATCGACCTCACCGCCCGGGGCGAGGGCGAGTACGTGGCCGCCCCGCCCACCCGCTTCGGCGGCCGGGGCTCGGTCCAGTGGGCGCGGCGGCCCACCCCGGCGAACCGTTGGCTGCCCGACACCGAAGAGCTGATCGACGCACTGGCGTACGCGTGCGGGAGCGAGGCCGCCGCCGAGCGCAAGCGGCGCCAGGGCTGA
- a CDS encoding transcriptional regulator, translating into MAARPLVARQPNERLQALIQEAGCSNAGLARRVNMCGAEHGLDLRYDKTSVARWLRGQQPRGRAPGIIAEALGRKLGRTVTIDEIGMANGKNLASGVGLQFSPTVIGAIEQVCELWRSDVGRRDFLAGSSVAASALVEPSRDWLITGADPQVARSGGSRVGMSDVEAVRATTEALKELDHRFGSGHVRPVVVHYLNSVVSGLIGGSYREPVGRALFGAVARLTELAGYMAVDTGQPGLAQRYYIQALRLAQAAGDRSYGGYVLAASMSHLAAELGNPREIAQLARAAQEGTRGQVTPRVEAMFYAAEARGHALLGDNRATAVLSSRAVTALERAEPESGDDPVWIRHFDQAYLADELAHCHRDLGQADAAARQASEALRGLPAGKARRRAIGLLLLAAAQVQQREVEQACQTASQASDLLSDLRSTRGAEYLDDFRARLEPYAQEASVREFTARLEARVA; encoded by the coding sequence ATGGCAGCCAGGCCTCTCGTCGCCCGCCAGCCGAACGAACGGCTGCAGGCGCTCATCCAGGAAGCCGGGTGCTCCAACGCCGGGCTCGCCCGGCGGGTCAACATGTGCGGGGCGGAACACGGCCTCGATCTCCGCTACGACAAGACCTCCGTGGCCCGTTGGCTGCGCGGCCAGCAGCCGCGCGGCCGGGCGCCCGGCATCATCGCCGAGGCGCTCGGGCGCAAACTCGGCCGGACCGTCACCATCGACGAGATCGGCATGGCCAACGGCAAGAACCTCGCCTCGGGCGTCGGCCTGCAGTTCTCCCCGACCGTCATCGGCGCCATCGAGCAGGTCTGCGAGCTGTGGCGCAGCGACGTGGGCCGCCGTGACTTCCTGGCGGGCTCCAGCGTGGCCGCGTCCGCGCTCGTCGAGCCGAGCCGCGACTGGCTGATCACGGGCGCCGACCCGCAAGTGGCGCGCAGCGGCGGCTCGCGCGTGGGCATGTCCGACGTCGAGGCGGTGCGGGCGACGACGGAGGCCCTCAAGGAGCTCGACCACCGCTTCGGCAGCGGGCACGTGCGGCCGGTGGTCGTGCACTACCTGAACTCGGTGGTGTCCGGGCTGATCGGCGGCTCGTACCGGGAGCCCGTCGGGCGGGCGCTGTTCGGGGCGGTAGCGCGGCTGACGGAGCTCGCGGGCTACATGGCGGTGGACACGGGCCAGCCGGGCCTGGCCCAGCGCTACTACATCCAGGCGCTGCGGCTGGCGCAGGCGGCCGGTGACCGCTCGTACGGGGGCTACGTGCTCGCGGCGTCGATGAGCCACCTCGCCGCCGAGCTGGGCAACCCGCGGGAGATCGCGCAGTTGGCGCGGGCGGCGCAGGAGGGGACGCGGGGGCAGGTCACGCCGCGCGTGGAGGCCATGTTCTACGCGGCCGAGGCGCGCGGGCACGCGCTGCTCGGCGACAACCGGGCGACGGCGGTGCTGTCGTCGCGGGCCGTCACGGCGCTGGAGCGGGCGGAGCCGGAATCCGGTGACGACCCGGTGTGGATCCGCCACTTCGACCAGGCGTACCTGGCGGACGAACTGGCGCACTGCCACCGGGACCTGGGCCAGGCGGACGCGGCGGCCCGGCAGGCGTCGGAGGCGCTGCGGGGCCTCCCGGCGGGCAAGGCGCGCAGGCGGGCCATCGGGCTGCTGCTGCTGGCGGCGGCGCAGGTCCAGCAGCGGGAGGTCGAACAGGCCTGCCAGACGGCGTCCCAGGCGTCGGACCTGCTCTCGGACCTGCGCTCGACCCGGGGCGCGGAGTACCTGGACGACTTCCGGGCCCGCCTGGAGCCGTATGCGCAGGAGGCCTCGGTCCGCGAGTTCACGGCCCGTCTGGAGGCCCGTGTCGCTTAG
- a CDS encoding transporter, whose protein sequence is MTAVTSPAAAASPSSPAPSAAPSLTPVFVRLKLSLLRNGLKGSSKRKAAWISSLVFALVVGFFTTLGLAMLHGNAHAGTVVVLLAAILALGWTCMPLFFPTGDETLDPSRLVMLPLRPRPLVRALLASSLVGIGPMFTLCLAIGSVIAVARGAAGVAAAVVAAPLLLVGCVALARAVATANVRLLTSRKGRDLALLSGLLIAVGAQLANFASQRLFQTGGLSQLEPAEAVLRWLPPATAVGMVDSASKGSYGQAAAQLALTLGALALLLWFWERSLTKLMVAPDGSTIAAAKPEKNRAERGFWSLLPAGRTGAVMQRTLRYAVRDPKTKSAIVTALAIGLIIPVFNALQGTGSLYLACFGAGMLGIQMYNQFGQDTSAFWMVAQTLGTTHDAYVELRGRAAALALVTVPYTVFVTVVTAALVGNWSDFPAALGLALALLGAMLCTGALASARYPYSIPTEGAFKNVAPGQAGLAWLSILGGMLAAALLCAPLIALTIWLNVADHQGLSWLVLPLGVAWGALATWTGLRLAAPVVARRLPEILAAVSKG, encoded by the coding sequence ATGACCGCCGTCACCTCCCCCGCCGCCGCCGCGTCCCCCTCCTCGCCTGCCCCCTCCGCCGCGCCCTCGCTGACCCCGGTGTTCGTCCGGCTGAAGCTCTCGTTGCTGCGCAACGGGCTGAAGGGCTCCTCCAAGCGCAAGGCCGCCTGGATCAGCTCACTGGTGTTCGCCCTCGTGGTCGGCTTCTTCACCACCCTCGGCCTGGCCATGCTGCACGGCAACGCCCACGCGGGCACGGTCGTCGTACTGCTGGCCGCGATCCTGGCGCTGGGCTGGACCTGCATGCCGCTGTTCTTCCCCACCGGGGACGAGACCCTCGACCCGAGCCGGCTGGTCATGCTGCCGCTGCGCCCGCGTCCTCTCGTACGGGCCCTGCTGGCCTCCTCGCTGGTCGGCATCGGCCCGATGTTCACGCTGTGCCTGGCGATCGGCTCGGTGATAGCGGTCGCCCGCGGCGCCGCAGGCGTGGCAGCCGCGGTGGTGGCCGCCCCGCTGCTGCTCGTGGGCTGCGTGGCCCTCGCCCGCGCCGTGGCCACCGCCAACGTACGGCTGCTGACCAGCCGCAAGGGGCGGGACCTGGCCCTGCTCAGCGGCCTGCTGATCGCGGTGGGCGCACAGCTGGCCAACTTCGCCAGCCAGCGCCTGTTCCAGACCGGCGGACTGTCCCAGCTGGAACCGGCCGAGGCGGTGCTGCGGTGGCTGCCGCCGGCGACCGCCGTCGGCATGGTCGACTCCGCGAGCAAGGGCTCGTACGGCCAAGCCGCCGCCCAACTGGCCCTCACCCTCGGCGCCCTGGCCCTACTGCTCTGGTTCTGGGAGCGCAGCCTGACCAAGCTGATGGTCGCCCCGGACGGCTCGACCATCGCCGCCGCCAAGCCGGAGAAGAACCGCGCCGAGCGCGGCTTCTGGTCGCTGCTGCCGGCCGGCCGGACGGGCGCCGTCATGCAGCGGACCCTGCGCTACGCCGTCCGCGACCCGAAGACGAAGTCGGCGATCGTGACGGCACTGGCGATCGGATTGATCATCCCGGTGTTCAACGCCCTCCAGGGCACCGGCTCCCTGTACCTCGCCTGCTTCGGCGCCGGCATGCTCGGCATCCAGATGTACAACCAGTTCGGGCAGGACACCTCGGCGTTCTGGATGGTGGCCCAGACCCTCGGCACCACGCACGACGCGTACGTGGAACTGCGCGGGCGGGCCGCCGCGCTGGCCCTGGTCACCGTTCCGTACACGGTCTTCGTGACCGTGGTGACGGCCGCCCTGGTCGGCAACTGGTCCGACTTCCCGGCGGCGCTGGGCCTGGCCCTGGCCCTGCTCGGCGCGATGCTCTGCACGGGGGCGCTGGCCTCGGCACGGTACCCGTACTCGATCCCGACGGAGGGCGCGTTCAAGAACGTCGCCCCGGGCCAGGCCGGCCTGGCCTGGCTGAGCATCCTCGGCGGCATGCTCGCGGCGGCCCTGCTGTGCGCCCCGTTGATCGCCCTGACGATCTGGCTCAACGTGGCGGACCACCAGGGCCTGAGCTGGCTGGTACTCCCGCTGGGCGTGGCCTGGGGCGCCCTGGCCACGTGGACGGGCCTGCGCCTGGCGGCCCCGGTGGTGGCCCGGCGACTGCCGGAGATCCTGGCGGCCGTTAGCAAGGGGTAG
- a CDS encoding alpha/beta fold hydrolase produces MVQRIDVTGADGVRLAAWEFSEADAAAAAQPAGPDPRPAVLLLHGLMGRAFHWSGTARWLGERHRVIALDQRGHGQSDRPAHGPYTREAFVADAEAVVEQLGLAPVTLIGHSMGALTAWQLAARRPDLVEAVVICDMRASALGEASQQEWADWFHRWPLPFPTQDAARRWFGEDDPRMERPDPGRGAFFAEVMHEAQDGWRPLFSRRQMLRARETWVHDAHWEELAQVRCPTLVVRGLDGELGRAEAQEMVRVLPAGQYAEIPDAGHYLHYDQPAALRAALEPFLDDVKASRI; encoded by the coding sequence GTGGTACAGCGCATCGATGTGACAGGGGCCGATGGCGTACGCCTGGCCGCCTGGGAGTTCAGCGAAGCGGACGCCGCGGCCGCGGCCCAGCCCGCCGGGCCGGACCCCCGCCCCGCCGTGCTGTTACTCCACGGGCTCATGGGCCGCGCCTTCCACTGGTCCGGCACCGCCCGCTGGCTCGGCGAGCGCCACCGTGTGATCGCCCTGGACCAGCGCGGGCACGGCCAGAGCGACCGCCCGGCGCACGGTCCGTACACGCGCGAGGCCTTCGTGGCCGACGCGGAGGCCGTCGTCGAGCAGCTCGGCCTCGCCCCCGTGACCCTGATCGGCCACTCCATGGGCGCCCTGACCGCCTGGCAGCTCGCGGCCCGCCGCCCCGACCTGGTCGAAGCCGTGGTCATCTGCGACATGCGCGCCTCGGCGCTCGGCGAAGCCTCGCAGCAGGAGTGGGCGGACTGGTTCCACCGCTGGCCGCTGCCCTTCCCCACCCAGGACGCCGCCCGCCGCTGGTTCGGCGAGGACGACCCCCGGATGGAGCGCCCCGACCCGGGCCGCGGCGCCTTCTTCGCGGAGGTCATGCACGAGGCCCAGGACGGCTGGCGCCCGCTCTTCTCCCGCCGCCAGATGCTGCGGGCCCGCGAGACGTGGGTGCACGACGCCCACTGGGAGGAACTGGCCCAGGTCCGCTGCCCCACCCTGGTCGTCCGCGGTCTGGACGGCGAACTGGGCCGGGCGGAGGCCCAGGAGATGGTCCGAGTCCTCCCGGCCGGCCAGTACGCCGAAATCCCCGACGCGGGCCACTACCTCCACTACGACCAGCCGGCGGCTCTGCGAGCGGCCCTGGAGCCTTTCCTGGACGACGTGAAGGCGTCGCGGATCTGA